The following is a genomic window from Bombina bombina isolate aBomBom1 chromosome 3, aBomBom1.pri, whole genome shotgun sequence.
ataaatattgaaggcTCTGAAGCCCATAAAACAGTTCAGGTGTCAGCCGTTCAATTGAATTTCCATTTAAGTATAACCGACGTAAATTAGTCAAATCACCAAAGGCTCTATCCTGAATTGCAGATATACGATTGTTTCCAAGGTGGAGGAGGTCTAACCCAGTAGAATCTATAAAGTCAGACCTACGGACCAAGCTTATGTAGTTtcctgttaaatacatttttttgggattGTAAGGTTTAGGGTGCAGTTCTGAAATGCTCTTAATTTTTCGATCTTGGCAATTCACATTGAGTCCCAAATTGGAGATCTGCAAGTTGCAAGTGCAGTTTGTAGGACACTCCAAAGGCACTGGGGATTTGGTCTGATAAGCAAAATTTATGCTATATCCAGTATCTTTGGGAGGGTGTTGTGATGTAGGACGTATTTTAGGTTTATTAGGCTGACGTGTGCTTTTAGGCGATTTTAAAGGAGGTTTGTAAACAGCATGTGAGATATTGGGACCAGAATTAACTGAGGCAGGGGTGGTATGATAGTACCCATTGGTACTAAGAGGATTTTGTGGTCGCATCTCATATACAGAAATTAGATTCCTTGGGCAAAGTTCCTGTTTGGATATTTCATCAAGATCTCTTCCATATAATCGAAAGGGGGTTTCACAAACAACGTCACCAACTAAAGCAGAATAAGAAATACTGTACAGCCAATCCTTTAGGGCAATTAATTCACAAGAGCAATTCCAAGGGTTCTCCTCCAGTTGCAATTCCACCACTTTATCCATATGTTCTAAAAGGCCCACAAAGGGGAGTACTTTTAGTCTATTCCCTCTCAAGTCCAGGTGAGTTAAGGGTACAAAACGAAATAGGTTGTTGGGCAATGTAGACAAGAGGTTGTCGTTTAATATCAATACTTGCAAATAATGCAGTCTGCTGAATGTATTAGGTTCAATAGAGTGAATATAATTGTAATCAACTTGCAAATACTCCAGGCTTTCTAGGCCCACAAATGTGTCATATTTTAAATGATCTAGCTTGTTGTTGTTCAGATGCAGTCTTTTAAGTCCCTGAAGTCCATTAAACGCCCCTGTTTCAATGTCCTGGATGTCATTACTACCAAGATGCAATATAGAAGCACCAGTATAATTGACAAACTCGTTTACGTAAAGTCGATTTAAGAGATTCCCATAGAGTAGGAGGTGATAGATTGAGAACCGTGGTGGAGTAATCTCAGAGAGGCTGATGATTCCCCTGTTTTCACAATTTACTGTTAAAATACCATCTCGCTCCTCACAAGGACAATTGTCACAGATCTCTCCATAGGATTCTATTGTTTCTGCCCAAGATAAAACTATGGATGTTAAAGCAAATGCAATCGTCTGTAAAATCCACATCTGCATTTTCTTGTATGAATCCTGCTCAAATGTGACAGGGGAGCAGCTGTGGTACATCTTACCTCCTACAGggggaaatacaaaatatatttatatagaataaCAATAAATTCTTGTTTACATGCACATTTAATAAGTCAGTGTAACACACATTACATATTTGCTGCATGATACAACCTGCATTGCTATACACTGAAAACTAAGTGgctcctttttttgttttgcagggttgaaaaaaaaaatcagaatgatGATATGGTTTTGccatccttagataagattcaacctCTAAAAGATTGACGATTCAATATGATTTTTCATGACCACCCATAAGTATACATAAAATGGCTGTCACTTCAGTTTCTCGATATGCTTTCCCATTTTACCTATCCCCTGcatgacattattatttttttttcagcaccGCTTCATAGAACAGCGCACAGAAACATCATGCTCCTCCATATTTACATACAAGGTTGCACGTTTCATTGAATCCACTTAAAGCTGTTGTGGATACCAAGACACATTTCTACCGCAATGCGTTGCAATCATTTGGCTTCTTAACGTAAAAGACTTACAGAACACAATGTTCACTGATCTCATTTTCTATAAAGGGAGACGTTATTAAAGAGGAGGACATGATAATCATCAGCTAGGTTGGCTTCACTAAACTGATAGTCTTTCAAAACCAAAATGGCACATTCACGGATTTTATTGTTGAAAAGCATCCCTTTCCCTATgctagtatttattattatttttattttattttttatctatggagatttttttctagtctgcttttataTAAATCAAGTAAAAGTAACATTGATGAGATCAACGCTATGTACGAATAGGCTTTAACCCTCAGTGCATGCAGACACAACCATATTGGCAATGAAAGCAATTTCTGCGTTGCAGCACATTGCAAATATTCAATAATTCATGTGATTGGCGACATAGAA
Proteins encoded in this region:
- the SLITRK5 gene encoding SLIT and NTRK-like protein 5 — its product is MYHSCSPVTFEQDSYKKMQMWILQTIAFALTSIVLSWAETIESYGEICDNCPCEERDGILTVNCENRGIISLSEITPPRFSIYHLLLYGNLLNRLYVNEFVNYTGASILHLGSNDIQDIETGAFNGLQGLKRLHLNNNKLDHLKYDTFVGLESLEYLQVDYNYIHSIEPNTFSRLHYLQVLILNDNLLSTLPNNLFRFVPLTHLDLRGNRLKVLPFVGLLEHMDKVVELQLEENPWNCSCELIALKDWLYSISYSALVGDVVCETPFRLYGRDLDEISKQELCPRNLISVYEMRPQNPLSTNGYYHTTPASVNSGPNISHAVYKPPLKSPKSTRQPNKPKIRPTSQHPPKDTGYSINFAYQTKSPVPLECPTNCTCNLQISNLGLNVNCQDRKIKSISELHPKPYNPKKMYLTGNYISLVRRSDFIDSTGLDLLHLGNNRISAIQDRAFGDLTNLRRLYLNGNSIERLTPELFYGLQSLQYLFLQSNSIREIKYGTFDPVPNLHLLFLDNNFLKQLPVNIFSGLNLSRLNLRSNNFTHLTVGSVLDQLKSLVQIDLHENPWNCTCQVVEMRMWLEQLSVGVLVDDVICNSPKKFEKKEMRSITTEQLCPHYKDVIVFTPTPSELLPSESTTTLTYPIKFNNVSSSVPLSVLILSLLLVFIMSVFVAAGLFVLVMKRRKKNQNDPASTNNSDVSSFNMQYGVYSNRPLPKVKTPAGHVYEYIPHPLGHMCKNPIYRSREGNSVDDYKDLHELKVTYRNHLEEQREGNLRSPNYSVSTIEPRVELSPVQDAERVYRGILEPDKGPSPGNNIDFKYTNPPPFTYAPKYEAKRQFLHPDRLRETVLYSTPSTVYVEPNRNEYLELKAKLNVEPDYLEVLEKQTTFSQF